In Xanthomonas sp. SI, the following are encoded in one genomic region:
- a CDS encoding alpha/beta fold hydrolase — MTATPVSVAATPLRAGTSRVWRYARWPLLLLLVLLAVLALGPRVSPALPQVALPAVPQDPLALQVWLDARERATAGLRADNQARIVWADPAHPGRRDCAMVYLHGFTASQGEGAPTHQRLARSFGCNLYLPRLPGHGLVAADALRGIDAPRLLDGAAEALAIAKVLGRRVVVIGNSMGGALALQTVAAHPQQVQALVLWSPLVREHGEQLQPMLWPWCAQLLLWSRNGGDPVMRYPVDSGYWADATHVDGYRALAALTRGGMLPATYARIHVPVFLGYYYRDAQHQDATVSVAAMQAMFAQLGTPPALRQAVDFPGAGNHVLASPIRSKAVPAVFAATCRFLASKGGLTQPANVPGCAAAWDADERLDAAATH; from the coding sequence ATGACCGCTACACCGGTCTCCGTCGCGGCGACGCCGCTACGCGCAGGCACGTCCCGCGTCTGGCGCTATGCACGCTGGCCGCTGCTGCTCTTGCTGGTGCTGCTGGCGGTGCTGGCATTGGGACCACGGGTCAGCCCGGCGCTGCCGCAGGTCGCGTTGCCGGCGGTGCCGCAGGATCCGCTCGCGCTGCAGGTCTGGCTGGACGCACGCGAGCGCGCCACCGCCGGGCTGCGTGCGGACAACCAGGCGCGCATCGTCTGGGCCGACCCGGCGCATCCGGGACGCCGCGACTGCGCCATGGTCTACCTGCACGGCTTCACCGCCAGCCAGGGCGAGGGTGCGCCGACTCACCAACGTCTGGCGCGCAGCTTCGGCTGCAATCTGTATCTGCCGCGCCTGCCGGGACACGGGCTGGTCGCCGCCGACGCCTTGCGCGGCATCGATGCGCCGCGCCTGCTCGATGGCGCCGCCGAGGCGCTGGCGATCGCCAAGGTGCTGGGCCGGCGGGTGGTGGTGATCGGCAATTCGATGGGCGGCGCGCTGGCGCTGCAGACCGTGGCCGCGCACCCGCAGCAGGTGCAGGCCCTGGTGCTGTGGTCGCCGCTGGTGCGCGAACACGGCGAGCAGCTGCAGCCGATGCTGTGGCCGTGGTGCGCGCAGCTGCTGCTGTGGTCGCGCAACGGCGGCGATCCGGTCATGCGCTACCCGGTCGACAGCGGCTACTGGGCCGACGCCACCCATGTCGACGGCTATCGCGCGCTGGCCGCGCTGACCCGCGGCGGCATGCTGCCGGCGACCTATGCGCGGATCCATGTGCCGGTGTTTCTCGGCTACTACTATCGCGACGCGCAGCACCAGGACGCGACGGTATCGGTGGCGGCGATGCAGGCGATGTTCGCGCAACTGGGCACGCCGCCGGCGCTGCGCCAGGCGGTGGATTTTCCTGGCGCCGGCAATCACGTGCTGGCCTCGCCGATCCGCTCCAAGGCGGTGCCGGCAGTGTTCGCGGCGACCTGCCGATTCCTGGCCAGCAAGGGCGGGCTGACCCAGCCGGCGAACGTGCCCGGCTGCGCGGCGGCCTGGGACGCCGACGAACGCCTGGACGCCGCCGCGACGCACTGA
- a CDS encoding HlyD family efflux transporter periplasmic adaptor subunit: MEGSLFRSEVLDAPSQAWLGTVRLATPVSTQAWTVAALLIGASILAWLFAGHYTQRVHVTGLLVPRAGLISLTANTVGVVDHVAAAEGDRVVAGQILVSLSGEHTSKALGNTAAGVSTQLQRQASSLRQDIGDALTLRDKQAEDNRTQQTLLKDQLAQIDAQIAIEKKQMALVQDLVNKWSGLVAGGYIPALQVEQEQSALLADESQLRSLQQQHAGTRQQLSALDDQLTQLPLAVSAKLNELRRQLAQVEQALAQNEASRASELRAPASGVVSSLLVKPGASVSLGQPLLAIVPDGSRLQAQLLVPSQAVGFVHPGVDVTLHYQAFPYQKFGLQHGVVRSVSRSALMPGEVTLLLGGGTPPSTDSLYLAHVDLASQNVQAYGQQQPLRPGMALEADMLLDRRRIVEWIFEPLYGMGHRWSSGS; encoded by the coding sequence ATGGAAGGTTCGCTTTTTCGCAGCGAAGTGCTGGACGCCCCCAGCCAGGCATGGCTGGGAACAGTGCGGTTGGCCACGCCGGTCTCGACCCAGGCATGGACGGTCGCCGCGCTGCTCATCGGCGCCTCGATCCTCGCCTGGCTGTTCGCCGGGCACTACACGCAGCGCGTGCACGTCACCGGCCTGCTGGTGCCGCGCGCCGGCTTGATCAGCCTGACCGCCAACACCGTCGGCGTGGTCGACCACGTCGCCGCCGCGGAAGGCGATCGCGTCGTCGCCGGGCAGATCCTGGTGTCCCTGTCCGGCGAACACACCAGCAAGGCGCTGGGCAATACCGCGGCCGGCGTCAGCACGCAACTGCAACGGCAGGCCAGCAGCCTGCGCCAGGACATCGGCGATGCGCTCACCCTGCGCGACAAGCAGGCCGAGGACAACCGCACCCAGCAGACCCTGCTGAAGGATCAGCTGGCGCAGATCGACGCGCAGATCGCGATCGAGAAGAAACAGATGGCGCTGGTCCAGGACCTGGTGAACAAGTGGTCCGGGCTGGTGGCCGGCGGCTACATCCCGGCGCTGCAGGTCGAGCAGGAACAATCGGCCCTGCTCGCCGACGAATCGCAATTGCGCTCGCTGCAGCAGCAGCACGCCGGTACGCGCCAACAGCTGAGCGCGCTCGACGACCAGTTGACCCAGCTGCCGTTGGCGGTCTCGGCCAAGCTCAACGAACTGCGCCGGCAACTGGCGCAGGTCGAACAGGCGCTGGCCCAGAACGAAGCGAGCCGCGCCAGCGAACTGCGCGCGCCGGCCAGCGGCGTCGTGTCCTCGCTGCTGGTGAAGCCCGGCGCGTCGGTGTCGCTCGGGCAACCGCTGCTCGCCATCGTGCCCGACGGTTCGCGGCTGCAGGCGCAGCTGCTGGTGCCCAGCCAGGCGGTCGGCTTCGTGCATCCGGGCGTGGATGTCACCCTGCACTACCAGGCCTTCCCCTATCAGAAATTCGGCCTGCAACATGGCGTGGTGCGCAGCGTTTCGCGCAGCGCACTGATGCCCGGCGAAGTGACCCTGCTGCTCGGCGGCGGCACACCGCCATCGACCGACTCGCTGTACCTGGCGCATGTGGATCTGGCCAGCCAGAACGTGCAAGCCTACGGGCAGCAGCAGCCGCTGCGCCCGGGCATGGCGCTGGAGGCGGACATGCTGCTGGACCGGCGCCGCATCGTCGAATGGATCTTCGAACCGCTGTACGGCATGGGGCATCGCTGGAGCAGCGGTTCGTGA